The nucleotide window AGTGAGACTTTTATCTTTCAAATTGGATGACACCATGCAAGAAGCGGTTCAACGAGATTTCATTCAGAGTCGTGCCCCAGGTCAAACTAATCCCATGTCCACTGAAGATTTCCACTTGTTACTTGTTTTATCTCGTTTATTAGCACTTACTTACGGGAAATCGGAGTTAAATTTTGATCTTTGGCAGAGAGCAAAGTCAATGGAAGCCGAGCGTAAAAATCGCTTGTTACATTCCAGGCGTTAAAATGTATTGCTGTATGCTATGTAAAACCAACcttgaaaataaatttcacTATGTTTTTCTTATGATTGTGAGTAGCGATCAGCCCTGATTGGCTGTAATGTAACCCTGCCCCGAAAAAGCCAATCGGGGACCAACCAAGAGTTAACATAATCGGTAGGCCCTTTTTTTAAGTCTGGCGCCATTTATCCCGATGTCTTTTAAAATGGCGCCGGGGCTCTCGGACCCGAAAGAATtttggctaatcggggccgatcgctagtCGACTCTGACCGCTCTGGCTCTGACTCTGCGTAGCGTAGTTAGAAACccccagagtcatagaaccggCGTAGGCCCTGCTCTGGCGTAGGTTTCTAATGTGTAATGTCCAAGTTTATAGTTCTATTTGGCAACCATGCTCCAAAATCTAAGTAGCGGTCGGTAAAGCGTCTGCTTCTTTCCGTCAGTCGAGTTGTACTACACGTGCTGTTCAAACGATACTAATTTGACAGTTGACGATCTAGTTCGACGCAGAAATggtgttttttgtttgcaatGGTTGTGGCACCTCTGTGAAAAAGAACCAAGTGGAGAAACATCAATATCAGTGCAGGAGGTCTCAGCATCTGTCATGTGTAGATTGTTCCAAAGATTTCATGTAAGAAACATAATTTTAAACATAAGTATAAGGGGATTAATGTGAATTTTAGTGTATTAATATTTTGGCTCCAAAATTTTTTAGAGGGCAGGAATATAAGGCACATATCAAATGTGtgtcagaagaagaaaagtatTCTGGTAAAGACTATGTAGCTAAACCCAACCAGaacaagaatgaaagaaaacaaactgaatGGGTTGCAATGGTAAAAACAATTCAGACTTGTACCTGCAAATATGAAATATGTATAGtgtgtaaataaatttctattttattagATTCAGAATCTTGTTGAAAAGGTAGGGAACACAAATGATGAGTTGAGTAGTGCTCTTCAGCGAATTAGTCAACATGAAAACATCCCAAGGAAAAAGCCCAAATTCATTGTAAGTAAATCAATTTTCCACGGAGTGCAATTGTATAAGAAGAAATAATTTTGCATTTATTTGTTGCCATTCATTTTagaatttcttgaaaaatatTCTTGGCAATAGAGTGCCTCCTAGGATAACTGGTATGCAACAAAaccattattttttaaattgataaCAAGGACTCAACAATCAGCTTATTTTGTCTTTGTATTCAGAACAATTATGGGATTTGATATCTAAAGAGATTGAAGAGCTACGAGTTAGCAAAGCACCCAATGTGAACAACAGCAGTACGAAGGTAGCAGAAAAAACAGAGAAAACCTCCgacgaagaaaatggaatcaaaagaaaacatgatggtgaaaataaaaatcccGTCAAtggtaacaaaaaaagaaaaacggaacCTATCGATTGTCAGAACGAAAACATCTGTAGTCAAGGGAATGATACTATTAATTCTGTCGGAGTCGATTCATCCGCGAAAGTCAAATGGTGCACAATTGGCAAAATTATTTTACGTGCCCAGGATGACAAAGAGTtatctttgaaaaaatttcaaaagaaaatcattggAGAATATTTAAACCGAATGGGAGATTCTCTCTGTGCTGATGAAACAGTTGAGGTTTTGTGGTCTAAAtgccaaaaaaaattgtccaaaaaccctaaatttaaaatccataaagaaaaaatcaagcTTGTCTCATAATGCCGCTCTGTGCAATGACTAGATCGACCAACAAATTAAACGATCTATGTACTTGTTAGCACTGCATTTGGTTCATTTCGAAAGGTATGTACGTTTCAAGTATTACACGAAATTTGAaccattttcaaatttctgGGTAAGAATGGGGATCCAGGTTGGGGCTAGTTGGGCAGAGAGCGGTGTCATCATGTTTCGAAACCTGGTTTTGTccccggtttttttttattttcctctcACCTGTTTTCGAGCCGGTAAGCCCCAAAACCCGAAAGAACCGGACCGAAATCGACCCAACCGATTGGCCAAAAAACTACACGTTTGACGCGGGCCAAACCCTATTCTGTCTAGTCTTCATGAGTGGACTTTAATATTAGGAAGTACTGCAAACAGTACAAATTAGAACTCTTTTCGAAATAGACTGACAGGTTTCTAGATTATAAAATTCTTAAAGGGCtaatttaatgaaaaagaaaaaaaaatcacagaaaatttttcatttctgcaATCACCTGAACTTTTAAAAACCTTAAAACGTTATAGGTATCCTAGGGGGAAAATCGTAAAGAAACAGTACGTTTATGCCTTAATTCCGACTTAAAGGaataatataaatttttttccatttttgagATATAGAAAGTTAGAAACCAAATGAGCATCAAACGCTAGGGGTGCACTAGTGACTCTGGAAGTCAGGAAAAAACGGAAGGAAAAAAGTAACAAAGAAAACGACCGTTTAATAGGTAGAAGGATGCTTGccaagtaaagaaaaaaaaaaaacattggtGTCATACaggattttgaaaaaaataaaaaacttaattttgaatagtttttttcatctttccattcattttattatttccagTAACTGGAGCTTCATGAGTTATGtcaattttccattttttcttcactTGTTGTTTTTTCGGTGACTTTAggggcttttttcttttcctcttttttcttttctgcttcAAGAGCCTTAGAGAACATCCCCCACAACTGTTCTGCTACCTTTGGATCAATCTTGTAACGGAggtatttcaaaaaattctgGAATTTAAAATTACATTATTAACAGCTTACTGTGTACAAATTTGTAATAAGTTAATTACCATAAATTTAGGTTTGTTTAACTTTATCCATCTCCTGGGTACTTTCTTGGATTGGCATAACTTTTCGAGCGCAATTGTCAAATCTTCATTGGCATCACCTACTGATTTGATCATACCTTTAAGCATTGCCATCCAGTTTTCTTTCCTATCGATAGCATATTGTTCGAGTCTAGCGTGTGCGTGTTTGACCATGATACACTATGTATAAGTTCTATATGAAATGTGAAGTATAACTGTAGAACGTCTGGTATGAAAGCATACAACACGTGGAGTGAAGCAGACGCAGTCACTCAAGGTTTGGGTTCTAAGCTTGTAACTGTTCTACATAAGCTCTACATTGTTGCCGTTCATATTGAAgtgataaatataaaaaataaataaaaatactttgGACATACACATGCATTACACGATTTTAACCGTAATCAAATTTCTGGGTAAGAGTtagagtaaaaaaaagggcaaacaGGGAAGAAAACAATGTAATCGGGGTATGTAACttgggctcggccccgatcacattctaatcgcggacaccgctaagcttccccgataaaaatgaatcggggaagttcggtgcgaggatttcttttttcggtgaggaacggtgctataatcggtgctgcaccgatggcaccgcttcagccatagggggtttgtcttaccagtgaccttgcgttctgataggccaacgaaaatcacgtgactttcatattttgttcttgttggccgccgggcaactgccaatttagatcactattcattgataatcggggaaggcaccgatcaccgatatcaccgcaccgagcaccgaaatcaccgcaTCGATAAAGGTCATCCCCGCACCCAATCGACTAAAAagttccccgattggcgcggggccgagcgctatatgtaaccgggttttgaaaccggttTTCGATTTTTCCTGGCAACGGTTTAGAAAACCGACCCAAATACCCACAGGCAAAGAAAAACGCCATGAAATCCGAAAGAAACGCACCAGAACTCTAAACGACCCTACTCTAATCGATCGGCAAAAAGCAACCCGATTGACGCGCGGCCAAGCCCTATCTTCTTCGGCAACAACGTATCTATTTTTGTAGTCTGCAATTTTTGAGTTGGTTGTCAAGGAGACATGTGGCTATTTCGGTAGAATAGCATTTGAGTTTTCCGTAGTTCTTTCGCGTCTTTCTTAAAGTTATCTACCGTTTATCaaataaaatggaaaacaCTTTGGTGTCAGCAGCCGAAACATCTTCAATAAAAGGGATCTTAGCGAAACCGAATAACAATAAAAGGCAAACTTGGATGTCGCTAGTTGAAAATGTTGTTAAAAATGTAGATAACACAAATGGCGAATTGACAAGTTTACTGGTAAAAATTGGCGAAGCTGAAAAAATCCCGGTCAAGTGGAATAGAATAAACAAACCAAAGTTTATGGtatataattgttttttttttgcaatctTAGAATAAACTGCTTCAATAACCTATGGGATTGATTTTTCAGATCTTTTTGAACAATGTTGATGGTTATCAAGTTAATCCTAAAGTAgatggtattttttttacatcataATAATGTTAAACACagtataatttcattttggTTTATTCAGAGCAATCATGGGATCTTATTTCAAAAGCCCTGAAAGATGACCGTAATCACAAAGCCAAAAGTAACACAACAAATGACAGTAAAAAACATACAGCAACCAATAAAGTCATAGCtgaagaaaatggaaacaaGGAAACCAATGGTGTTATTTCTGGCAAAGTTAatatgaaattgaaaaagaaaactgaatcACCAATGAAAGAAACAGCAtttgaagaaaagagaaatgctAGAAAATTAGCTAAAAAACTAACCAGACAAAACAATGCCAAGAAAAAACTTATTGATAATGCTAAATGGACCTACATGATTCAAAGTTTAGTAAAGGAAGTTGATGTTGACAATGAAGAACTAACAAATCATCTTCAGAGAATAAGTCATGCCCCAAATATTCCTCAAAAAGTAAAATGGAGTTCAATGAGTAGGCCTAAATTCATGGTAAATAAAATAACTGATTTTGTGAGGCAATCAAAATCCTgcattgttttcttgtttttttaatttcagaCTTTTTTGATGAATATCCCTGCTTATAAAGTGGATCCAACCTTAACTGATAGCATTTGGAACCTCATTAGGAAGTGCTTGcatgaaaatcaaacaaagaGGGCCAAAAGCTTGATTAGTGAAAAAGTCAAAACTGGTTCAAAAGAACAAGAACGGAAACAGACCTGGATGAGTATCTGGCAAAATGTAACTGTTAATAATAAAGACAGGAATCTGATCAAGAGCTTACAGATCATATGTCAAGCTGAGAAAATCCCGAGATATTTGAACAAACTCAGCCAAAAGAAATTCATGGTAAGCATTTTAGGTCTCAATAGAATAAAGGCACGGTTTatatggtatttatttttattttacggcTTAGGCGTTTTTGCAAAACTTGCCTACTTTTCAAGTGAATCCTGCAACAGATGAAAAAATATGGAGTCTTTTTGTGAAGTTCTGGAAGAGCATAAGAAAAATGCAGCTCTGAAAGTTGATGAGGTGAAACAAGAAGATCAGGTTGTAGAAAAAGGAACCAAGAGGAAAGCTGCGCCCGGGGATGGGAAATTTTTCAATGGCAACAAGAAAGTGAAAAACGAAGCTCAGGAAAGCCTGTCTCCAATTAAAAAACATAGCAGTAACAATGGTGACAACCATACTGCTGGAGGTGACAAAAAGCTGCCCGTTGAAAAATTTGCTAAGACAAAGTCGCGGAAGAAAATTTGAACCAAATCAAAGATTCTATTGTGGTAATCATAAAGACTGTTAAAGTTTTGCAAGCATTGACGATGTTGCATATGAAACTCTTGAGATTGTCAATGAAAAGCGTGTTTAAAAGTAACATGTACAGGTTACGATGAGATTCGTGTATTCATTAAACGATCCACTTCCTTGTTACTGGCCTATCTTTTCTTATATTCCCAATAGGTGGTTAATATCTTTGAATATCCTCTGCCTGGCCAACTTTAGAGCAAATGATTCTAGCTTCAGTGTGTCTCTCTAAtgtaacaaaaataaagagtAGAGTCCGTTTGCTGGAGCTCACTAGAGAACGTTTATGTCGTTTTATTGTTTCTAAGATAGCTAATTCGACAAAGTTACTGCTGTGCATCGAGAATATTAAACGACTCAACGTGTTCCCTAAGTTCTCAGTAGCCAAAagcttttttaaagaaaaattcggTGCAGTGCCGTTAGCGGCGCAACCAAGAGGTCGATACAATGGACCATGGATTATGAGAGTTGGTCGGAAAAAGGGGTTCTCACACTTTTGCTATGTTCGCGAATGAAAATAGTTTAAATTCGAAATTCGGTTAGCTAGTTGTTATATAGGAGAATTTTGATTAGCGAATCGGTTCGCTACTAAAAGCCGTCTGTCCAGTCTGAATATCGAACTAACTCGCTACTATAGCCACTCGGCCAGGCAGGCAGCTTCTCACAATAGCGAAGTAGTTCGCTACTGGAAATCACCCTACATTTTGAATAGCAAATCACTTCGCTATTATATGCCCCCTACATTTTCTATTAGCGAAGCAGTTCGCCAATGAATTCCCAAATCCAATCCTAGATTTCCACTAGATGGCGATGTAGGATCTCGTACAGGCTATCGTGGTAAAagacaaatattttttgttgtcaCGAAAGATGTCGTGGCAATAGACAGTTTTGACCGTTATGCAACGACTTCCTATCGTGGAAATAGATTTAATCCTCCAGAATCCCCCCGTTTGAGTCAacagaatccctatcgggaacggGAAACAACTCTTTAAATACTCTTTATAAAGAAAGCTTCATTGTCATCTGTGGCGTCAGTGTTCTATTTCCCATTAACAAGCCGATCAGTTGTAATGCATCTCTCAGGTTCCGTGATGTGCCGGGCTATGATTGGCTGGTTCGGCTTCTCGCATTTTCCGCTTATTAATTCCTGCTGAACTTTGTTAGTTTGAATCTTGTCATGGCTGTGTTGAAACGTGTAACCCTGGgataagaataagaaaaataaagtcaGCTTACTCCTGGGTTTGCTTAGGTGGCCGTTCGTGATAGGCTGGGGAGGTGGGTTTCGAATCACGGGACTTGGACGTTCATTGGTAGAAAGAAACGAACGATAAATTGCCCACCGGGTcgaaaaaatggagaaaaggagaagaaaaaatccaGTCGCGTAAACACAAGTGGTTCTCTGATAATTCTAAAGGAAAACAAGTAAACAACTAAACAAGAAGCCAaggagaaaagagaaaaaacggATCGTCGATGTTAGGTTgtagaagaaaaggaaaggaagTGGGAAGGAAAGGGAGAGAACAAAAACTGGAGGTTGTTTTCTAACGGTACATTTCAGCTGTTAGCTGGCGGCAGTGAAGCCTCCGTGGCAATAGAGAGCAAAAGAAAGATATAGGAAAACGTATAGAATAGCAGACAGTGACACGGAGCCACACGGGAGACGCAGATCGGGAAAGcaaagagagagggagagaaacTCTTATCGCAATCGAGCAGACATTTTTGTCGTCGTTCTCCCTTGTTGGCTGTTTCCCCTCTACCAATACTGTGTGTGTAGTACCATTGGAATCGGCGGGACACGTTGGCAAACAGTTGCGGTCCAACATTCTACAGCGGCCATAGTGCCAGGAGAGAAGGCAAGAGACGGGCCAATACCAGGCGTACAGAAAGAAAGGATAACAAGTGTCAATTTGCCATCCGGGCAGATCCACAGCACTCTTTTTATCAGGCTTCACATCTACCGTATgtttttagtttatttttttatatttatttttgttgccCGTGTGTTTTTCTGTGGGTTTGTGTGcgtggttttcttttcttttggtctTGGACACGTAACTCGACAAGTGCTTTATTGTATTGCTGTTCAGCTTtcattgtttattattttttttttttttttttatttttttttttgtggtgaTAGCGGCCACTGCCTTTCTCTCACTCGTTCAGCCGCTCTGGAGCTAGTACAACTCTGACGTGCGATCGATATAATATAGTGAGAAAAAGACTTTCGTTCGTAGTGCCACTGAAAAAAGTAAGGCATTAGACGATTcgcttccccctttttttgttttccttttgaaaaattgagaAACACTCTatctagtttttcttttttttatttttctagtttttaaCATCTTTTATTAGAATGAATTTTAGTTGACGTGctgtgttgttttttcttgtttcttgtattaaacgtttttttttttcggtcaTATCTTTCGGCCTTGTCCGACAAACAGCTCGCCGCAAGACAATCATGTCGGATCCCACCACAGCTGAGGAAGCTGCTGCCAAAGCCGCTCTCGACAGTGCCCAATCGAGTTTCTTCCTCTCGTCCAAATTGATTTTCCTGCTGGCACTCATGGTTCCGGTAGCCTTGCTAGGTAATCCACATCTTGACAAGACCTGTATACACCATAGGCTCCTGCAATGGGAGATACAACAAATAAAGCCAGAAAATGCCTATAGATTCAGTAGAGGGCTGTATATGGCCTGTATAAGAAGAGTGACAAAATGCCACTCCATCTTTTTAGCTATACAAGACCAAGTATATACCATATAACTAGATACCGTCCATCCGTTTGGCTCTGACCGTTTAATTACGTTGTGTCCAGACGCCAACTACTtacttttactttcttttttttttctttctttctgtgtgTTTTTGTCTAATCCAAACGCAATTAACCCGTTATGACGTCAGTGGCCAAAAGATTGGGAAGAACCCATGCTTGATTTGGGTTTATTCTTATAGTTCAGTTTAACTAGGATAATCGAGATGGAAAAAAATCGGTTTAAACCTTTAGTGCATTtcattcatttgatttttcctttcttttaactttatttatttatcttttgcAATGTGGCCGATGTCGGTTGATTTCCATCGGAATAGGCCTATTTGCCCGCAAATTGTTGATGTCTGAGAAGGAGAAGGAACTGCGACggctggaaaagaagaaagccaAAGAGCAACGATCGTCCAAGAAGAAATGAATGGCCGCCACACGAACCCAGTAACCGGAGAGGAGAAAATGAGGGATGATAAAAAATAGATACAAGAACTAGAACTCCATGCCAGCCAAGCACTGGGGACTTAACCCCCAGATGGTGGGGAGGCGTCCATCTCTTCATTCCTTTCATCTTTTCTTCGATCTACCACCATCTCAGAAATAACAAACCAACATCGTCAGCTCATAATAAAACACATACACAgcacacagaaaaaaataaaataaatatgggAAATGAGTCTTCCGGTTTGACGATCGTCCACTTATAATAAAGGCGAGCGATCTGCTCTCGATGATGGCTGAACTATACGTTCATTGCGTTTTCTtgattattatattttttttttttcatcgttaCATATTCTCCACTGTAGGAAAAGTTTATCTTGTATCACAAATCTAGAttcgtttatttatttagcCGCTTGCAACTTTTCTGACTCTATCGTCGCCGGGGTAACATCAATTGACGATAAAAAGcctccaacaaaaaaaaagcaagtaAAACAGAAACTAGACTAACCAAACTCGATAGCAGTGCCTAATCAGCATTATACTAATCGTGAAATGGGAGTAGCCTTTTACAGCGCACCAATGTGAAACGTGCACTGAGTTTGCAGAGAACATTCCCGAACTTTCTAAACTGTTCTAGACTATCATGCATCGTAATATTCTTTACTTGTAAAGTTACTCTCTTTAAGAGGAAAATTTCCATtttcacagtttttttttttttttttttgtttttgccagGGGAGGTAAGTTTAATCTCCGTTCAAACGCTAGTGACATGTTGCTCCCATCAACCGCACTCTTATCCAGTTATAGTTAGTATTCTGATTGGACGTTCACTAAAAGTCGAAAGTCTCTTTACTTTCTCCGGCTGTCtcgcctctctctctctcttgaaTCCGCCTTATGt belongs to Daphnia magna isolate NIES linkage group LG1, ASM2063170v1.1, whole genome shotgun sequence and includes:
- the LOC116930624 gene encoding uncharacterized protein C16C10.8; the protein is MVFFVCNGCGTSVKKNQVEKHQYQCRRSQHLSCVDCSKDFIGQEYKAHIKCVSEEEKYSGKDYVAKPNQNKNERKQTEWVAMIQNLVEKVGNTNDELSSALQRISQHENIPRKKPKFINFLKNILGNRVPPRITEQLWDLISKEIEELRVSKAPNVNNSSTKVAEKTEKTSDEENGIKRKHDGENKNPVNGNKKRKTEPIDCQNENICSQGNDTINSVGVDSSAKVKWCTIGKIILRAQDDKELSLKKFQKKIIGEYLNRMGDSLCADETVEVLWSKCQKKLSKNPKFKIHKEKIKLVS
- the LOC116930641 gene encoding uncharacterized protein LOC116930641, translated to MVKHAHARLEQYAIDRKENWMAMLKGMIKSVGDANEDLTIALEKLCQSKKVPRRWIKLNKPKFMNFLKYLRYKIDPKVAEQLWGMFSKALEAEKKKEEKKKAPKVTEKTTSEEKMEN
- the LOC116930609 gene encoding uncharacterized protein LOC116930609, translating into MENTLVSAAETSSIKGILAKPNNNKRQTWMSLVENVVKNVDNTNGELTSLLVKIGEAEKIPVKWNRINKPKFMIFLNNVDGYQVNPKVDEQSWDLISKALKDDRNHKAKSNTTNDSKKHTATNKVIAEENGNKETNGVISGKVNMKLKKKTESPMKETAFEEKRNARKLAKKLTRQNNAKKKLIDNAKWTYMIQSLVKEVDVDNEELTNHLQRISHAPNIPQKVKWSSMSRPKFMTFLMNIPAYKVDPTLTDSIWNLIRKCLHENQTKRAKSLISEKVKTGSKEQERKQTWMSIWQNVTVNNKDRNLIKSLQIICQAEKIPRYLNKLSQKKFMAFLQNLPTFQVNPATDEKIWSLFVKFWKSIRKMQL